Proteins co-encoded in one Candidatus Stoquefichus sp. SB1 genomic window:
- a CDS encoding EAL domain-containing protein produces the protein MDYQEHILLISKDLKVLEFIDQACHLQYIIDCVDNMADAKDILINELSLMLMIVDIDDFPDGFELIRFVRQYPRFMNLSILIIGELYPDIEKQMGLLGIMGHMKKPIEKDEFVDTIQDMHKNQGYHLFERDALTGVYNKEFFLRKAADILQRDIHKDYDLVCFDIDRFKLINDFYGTAEGDRLLCYIAKLFAKVSIDYHWLLGRLHNDVFVILMEHGSMTYEDLTKIVDRQLEAVSKDMKIILSFGIYPITDKSLSVSVMCDRALLASKKAKGNYSTSYTVYQEVLRQTIMDEQSMINEMDAALAMGQFVPYYQPKYNIETGHIIGFEALVRWVHPTRGLIPPQEFIPLFESNGFISQVDYYIWEEVCKDLRKLRDAGYDVLPVSVNVSRMELYLNIESQLLGLMNKYQIPTKLFRLEITETAYTKDPQQLIEVVEILRKRGFLILMDDFGSGYSSLNMLKEVPVDVLKIDLQFVQGIETSGKSEKILESVVIMARKLNLAVIAEGVETKKQVDFLLSIGCLRAQGYYYSHPISREEMYAIYDNPAIYKGDSKDNIEKLINIDDILNHIQHVDDVNWYRSAILKLDAQIFEYDFKTGSMRYYDSHVNQKTGELNKIEVPNYIQRIKEGYHIYPDDLKIALELLSGQEEYKCRLRAKPYFSNQSYQWYEVISRTIYDEYHQPILAVGVLRNVTDEKLNEMVLQSLLAIDAQNALYQTVTQVWANIGKALYFDMVYSVNRMHQPIKCYLHYQLDELIKMPVHMKSLDVHQSQKICDIYYQNQGIIHLTDEYDNFNEWQDYIQGGITDVYCLPIFNKKQYIGDVVFASREKRQLSDHEKAVLIEIGKYIDTYRDIQILAKALQDKNALYNMIMDNIFSAVLLIELNEHKAEAIIANKSFYQLYEIDEKQAIQDIDIMSLLDDSDRTLIENALWQTVHQGQVQIHTYHGIRTDGEVLTLEMRAHYLSRKQESHLVVVTINDISERIKHEKEVALSEIRYRLAFEQTSLRLWDYNIKTKQLYRSAAVQKDAGYEEIIDDVPAFFIKNNIIHPDYQKGYQEFYEKVSQGNDCDYLFKSIHKDGTYKWMHISYRVLFDEQGQPDHAIGIGEDINEVYKNKLKIQQEQYYESLFHHSRIYYDINLSQDSIVFNDERDLFHDISNYTFTGFLEFTVKRLVSPQDAKRFMTEFNIEKLKGLFYKGQTFRSYEFQLGNKQKCWYEIDVNLYTPTNSHDICAFVTVRDIDERKRYELSLEFNVRHDDLTGLYTRRFIREYVEEKARHQKIALLMIDVDDFKLINDTFGHDYGDETLRNIADVLVQVVGEKGIVARIGGDEFVMIIETFDSEQDVMNIAKRINDNIHLSFTVNNECHTLSCSIGIAYSNEHDYTFKSLFNKADQNQYKMKKSHKNNEMN, from the coding sequence ATGGACTATCAAGAACATATTTTACTGATAAGTAAAGATTTGAAAGTATTAGAATTCATAGATCAAGCATGTCATTTACAGTATATTATTGATTGTGTAGATAATATGGCAGATGCTAAGGATATTCTAATCAATGAACTTTCATTAATGTTAATGATAGTTGATATTGATGATTTTCCAGATGGTTTTGAACTTATACGTTTTGTAAGACAATATCCACGTTTTATGAATTTATCTATTTTGATAATAGGAGAATTATATCCAGATATTGAAAAGCAAATGGGGCTTTTAGGAATTATGGGACATATGAAAAAGCCAATAGAAAAAGATGAATTTGTAGATACGATTCAAGATATGCATAAAAATCAAGGTTATCATTTGTTTGAAAGAGATGCTTTAACTGGTGTTTATAATAAAGAATTCTTTTTAAGAAAGGCTGCAGATATTCTTCAAAGAGATATTCATAAGGATTATGATCTTGTTTGTTTTGATATTGATCGTTTTAAGTTGATTAATGATTTTTATGGAACGGCCGAAGGAGATAGACTTTTGTGCTATATTGCCAAGCTTTTTGCAAAAGTATCTATTGATTATCATTGGTTATTAGGACGTTTACATAATGATGTTTTTGTAATTTTGATGGAACATGGGAGTATGACATATGAGGATTTGACAAAGATTGTTGATCGGCAATTAGAGGCCGTTTCAAAAGATATGAAAATTATTTTGAGTTTTGGCATATATCCAATCACTGATAAGTCTTTATCTGTTAGTGTTATGTGTGATAGAGCTTTATTAGCTTCTAAAAAGGCTAAAGGTAATTATTCAACGTCTTATACTGTATATCAGGAAGTCTTAAGACAAACAATTATGGATGAACAATCAATGATTAATGAAATGGATGCCGCTTTAGCAATGGGACAATTTGTCCCTTACTATCAACCTAAATATAATATTGAAACAGGTCATATCATTGGTTTTGAAGCTTTGGTTAGATGGGTTCATCCAACTAGGGGACTCATTCCTCCACAGGAGTTTATACCATTATTTGAATCAAATGGTTTTATATCACAAGTGGATTATTATATTTGGGAAGAAGTGTGTAAAGATTTAAGAAAATTACGAGATGCAGGGTATGATGTATTACCGGTTTCAGTGAATGTATCTAGAATGGAATTATATCTTAATATTGAAAGTCAATTATTAGGACTTATGAATAAATATCAGATACCAACAAAACTATTTAGGTTAGAGATTACTGAAACAGCTTATACGAAAGATCCTCAACAGTTGATTGAAGTTGTTGAAATATTAAGAAAGCGTGGCTTTTTGATTTTAATGGATGATTTTGGAAGTGGTTATTCTTCGCTCAATATGTTAAAAGAAGTTCCAGTAGATGTTTTAAAAATTGATTTACAGTTTGTTCAGGGAATTGAAACTTCTGGAAAGAGTGAGAAAATATTAGAATCAGTTGTTATTATGGCTAGAAAATTGAATTTAGCAGTGATTGCTGAAGGTGTCGAAACAAAAAAACAAGTTGATTTTTTACTTTCAATTGGATGTTTAAGAGCACAGGGATATTATTACAGTCATCCAATTTCTCGAGAAGAAATGTATGCTATTTATGATAATCCTGCTATTTATAAAGGAGATTCTAAAGATAATATTGAGAAACTGATTAATATAGATGATATTTTAAATCATATTCAGCATGTTGATGATGTGAATTGGTATAGAAGTGCTATTTTAAAGTTAGATGCTCAAATTTTTGAATACGACTTTAAAACAGGAAGTATGCGCTATTATGATTCTCATGTTAATCAGAAAACAGGAGAATTGAATAAAATCGAAGTACCTAATTATATTCAAAGAATTAAAGAAGGATATCATATTTATCCTGATGATTTAAAGATTGCTTTAGAACTTCTTTCAGGGCAAGAAGAGTATAAATGTCGTTTACGTGCAAAACCTTATTTTTCTAATCAGAGTTATCAATGGTATGAAGTTATTTCACGAACGATTTATGATGAATACCATCAACCGATACTTGCAGTGGGTGTTTTGCGTAATGTGACAGATGAAAAGTTAAATGAAATGGTTTTACAATCTTTGTTAGCAATTGATGCTCAAAATGCTCTCTATCAAACAGTGACACAAGTATGGGCAAATATTGGAAAAGCACTTTATTTTGATATGGTTTATTCAGTGAATAGAATGCATCAACCAATAAAATGTTATCTTCATTATCAATTGGATGAATTAATTAAGATGCCTGTTCATATGAAGAGTTTAGATGTACATCAGTCTCAAAAAATTTGTGATATTTATTATCAAAATCAAGGGATTATACATTTGACAGATGAATATGATAACTTTAATGAGTGGCAGGATTATATACAGGGTGGTATTACAGATGTGTATTGTTTACCTATTTTCAATAAAAAACAATATATTGGAGATGTTGTTTTTGCTTCAAGAGAAAAAAGACAATTATCTGATCATGAAAAAGCAGTGTTGATTGAAATTGGAAAATATATTGATACATATAGAGATATACAGATTTTAGCAAAGGCATTGCAGGATAAAAATGCACTTTATAATATGATTATGGATAATATTTTTAGTGCTGTTCTTCTGATTGAATTGAATGAGCATAAAGCAGAGGCTATTATAGCAAATAAGAGTTTTTATCAGTTATACGAAATAGATGAAAAACAAGCTATTCAGGATATTGATATTATGAGTTTATTGGATGATAGTGATCGAACGTTGATTGAAAATGCGCTTTGGCAGACAGTTCATCAAGGACAGGTACAAATTCATACATATCATGGTATTCGTACTGATGGAGAAGTGTTGACATTAGAAATGAGAGCACATTATTTATCACGTAAACAAGAGAGTCATCTTGTTGTTGTGACAATTAATGATATATCTGAAAGAATAAAACACGAAAAGGAAGTGGCTTTATCAGAAATAAGATATCGCTTAGCATTTGAACAGACATCATTACGTCTATGGGATTATAATATTAAAACAAAACAGCTTTATCGTTCTGCTGCTGTACAAAAAGATGCAGGATATGAAGAGATTATTGATGATGTTCCAGCTTTCTTTATTAAAAATAATATTATTCATCCTGATTATCAAAAAGGATATCAAGAATTTTATGAAAAGGTTTCTCAAGGAAATGATTGTGATTATCTTTTTAAAAGCATTCATAAAGATGGAACTTATAAATGGATGCATATTTCTTATCGGGTTTTATTTGATGAACAGGGTCAACCTGATCATGCGATTGGTATAGGTGAAGATATCAACGAAGTTTATAAAAATAAACTTAAAATTCAACAAGAACAATATTACGAATCTCTCTTTCATCATTCACGAATTTATTATGATATTAATTTATCTCAAGATAGTATCGTTTTTAATGATGAACGAGACTTATTCCATGATATAAGCAATTATACTTTTACAGGATTTCTTGAATTTACAGTTAAAAGACTTGTTAGTCCTCAAGATGCCAAAAGATTTATGACAGAATTTAATATAGAAAAATTAAAAGGGCTCTTTTATAAAGGTCAAACATTTCGCTCCTATGAATTCCAATTAGGAAATAAACAGAAGTGTTGGTATGAAATAGATGTTAATCTTTATACCCCTACTAATAGTCATGATATTTGTGCATTTGTCACAGTGAGAGATATAGATGAGCGTAAACGTTATGAATTATCATTGGAGTTTAATGTTCGTCATGATGATTTAACTGGTTTATATACTCGTCGATTTATTCGAGAATATGTGGAAGAAAAAGCACGTCATCAAAAAATAGCTTTGTTAATGATTGATGTTGATGATTTTAAATTAATCAATGATACATTTGGACATGATTATGGTGATGAAACTTTAAGAAATATTGCAGATGTCCTTGTACAAGTTGTAGGTGAAAAAGGAATTGTTGCCCGTATTGGTGGTGACGAGTTTGTTATGATTATAGAAACCTTTGATAGTGAGCAGGATGTTATGAATATTGCTAAACGTATTAATGATAATATTCATTTAAGTTTTACGG